A region of Leclercia adecarboxylata DNA encodes the following proteins:
- the hemH gene encoding ferrochelatase — MSQAKTGILLANLGTPEAPTPAAVSRYLRQFLSDTRVVDTPRLLWWPLLRGVILPIRSPRVSKLYQSVWMEEGSPLMVYSRRQEKALAARLPDMPVALGMSYGKPSLKSAVDDLLAQGVDHIKVLTLYPQYSCSTVAAVWDELARILATRRRIPGVTFIRDYADNELYIKALASSARASFEKHGEPDLLLLSYHGIPQRFADEGDDYPQRCRDTTRELVSALGLPPEKVMMTFQSRFGREPWLTPYTDETLKMLGEKGVKHIQVMSPGFAADCLETLEEIAVQNREFFLEAGGTKYEYIPALNDDPEHIDMMVSLLTNSR, encoded by the coding sequence ATGAGTCAGGCGAAAACCGGCATCCTGCTTGCCAATCTAGGTACCCCCGAAGCCCCAACACCCGCAGCGGTCAGCCGTTATCTGCGCCAGTTTCTGAGCGATACACGCGTTGTGGATACCCCGCGCCTGCTGTGGTGGCCGCTGCTGCGCGGCGTGATTTTACCGATCCGTTCTCCACGTGTGTCAAAACTCTATCAGTCCGTCTGGATGGAGGAGGGCTCGCCGCTAATGGTCTACAGCCGTCGCCAGGAGAAAGCGCTGGCCGCCCGTCTGCCGGATATGCCGGTGGCGCTGGGCATGAGCTACGGTAAACCATCCCTGAAAAGCGCCGTCGATGACCTGCTGGCGCAGGGCGTTGACCACATCAAAGTGCTGACGCTCTATCCGCAATACTCCTGCTCCACCGTGGCCGCGGTCTGGGATGAACTGGCCCGCATTCTGGCAACACGCCGCCGTATTCCAGGCGTGACCTTTATTCGCGACTACGCGGATAACGAGCTCTACATCAAGGCCCTCGCCAGCAGCGCCCGCGCGTCCTTTGAGAAACACGGCGAGCCGGATCTGCTGCTGCTCTCCTACCACGGTATTCCGCAGCGATTCGCCGACGAAGGGGATGATTACCCGCAACGCTGTCGCGACACCACCCGGGAGCTGGTTTCCGCCCTCGGCCTGCCGCCGGAGAAGGTGATGATGACCTTCCAGTCGCGCTTTGGCCGCGAGCCGTGGCTTACCCCCTATACCGATGAAACCCTCAAAATGCTGGGCGAGAAGGGAGTGAAGCATATTCAGGTGATGTCGCCGGGCTTTGCGGCGGACTGCCTGGAAACCCTGGAAGAGATCGCGGTGCAAAACCGTGAGTTTTTCCTCGAAGCGGGCGGCACAAAGTATGAGTATATTCCGGCGCTTAACGACGACCCGGAGCATATCGATATGATGGTCTCTCTGCTGACCAACAGCCGCTGA